A stretch of the Massilia sp. W12 genome encodes the following:
- a CDS encoding LuxR C-terminal-related transcriptional regulator produces the protein MARANELSTAQNDTDGLTPRQRQILQLLSEGKVNKEIAQELQIGVGTVKQHVVALFKRLHVSNRAMAVARSKQQAPRSVFTSQPQDTILQRRPCLILCIELPPAHARLRQLHGHLAGCAYQYDALLLARKGHVLEMVFGLSRISENEAIKILALLQTLYPLAGSLRAVLSAGLLCASMYSQGGWSGEAIAGASLGRARELLRQTKPEQLLIASPCCQLLEALGMIDPQTLSQHSQADGHACFELDGLHMLYWRGERPACARAGREQEWAMLSQALERMFAPRKAAQPCPLLLLSGETGMGKSMLCRELANLALARQLPLMFLRVVADVDGVFLHDVICGVSADCAKLEQIWRGHGLCIIDDLHLLPPAQQIELIHTVQQRASLLLLSARRFVPALGTLAPVQADLRLQHLPPAAIQDLISTVWRQEAGQHTLGRQQLQQLCELAGGVPLFALELARHCKRRGVQSGPERRNTPGLTLALIVCARLDELQLDCRLLQMAACNPGITRNAWLQAGGAESALQLAIASGVLRGSGSGAEMRLQIAHPMVEMVLAWLAEGCL, from the coding sequence ATGGCGCGCGCCAATGAACTCAGCACAGCGCAAAATGACACCGATGGCCTGACCCCGCGTCAGCGCCAGATTTTGCAGCTGCTCAGTGAAGGCAAGGTGAATAAAGAAATCGCCCAGGAATTGCAAATCGGCGTCGGCACCGTGAAACAACATGTGGTGGCTTTATTCAAACGGCTGCACGTCAGCAACCGCGCGATGGCGGTGGCGCGCAGCAAACAGCAAGCCCCGCGCAGCGTCTTCACCAGCCAGCCGCAAGACACCATTCTGCAGCGCCGCCCCTGCCTGATTTTATGCATCGAATTGCCGCCCGCGCATGCCCGCTTGCGCCAATTGCACGGCCACCTGGCCGGCTGCGCCTATCAATATGATGCGCTGCTGCTGGCGCGCAAAGGGCATGTGCTGGAAATGGTGTTCGGCCTTTCGCGCATCAGCGAAAACGAAGCCATCAAAATACTGGCCCTGCTGCAAACCCTCTACCCGCTGGCCGGCAGTCTGCGCGCCGTGCTGTCCGCCGGCCTCTTGTGCGCCAGCATGTACAGTCAGGGCGGATGGAGCGGCGAAGCGATTGCCGGGGCCAGTCTGGGGCGCGCGCGTGAATTATTGCGCCAGACCAAGCCGGAACAATTACTCATCGCCAGCCCCTGCTGTCAATTACTCGAAGCGCTGGGCATGATCGACCCGCAAACCCTGAGCCAGCACAGCCAGGCCGACGGCCACGCCTGCTTTGAGCTGGACGGCCTGCACATGTTGTATTGGCGCGGCGAGCGGCCCGCTTGCGCGCGCGCAGGCCGGGAACAGGAATGGGCCATGCTGAGCCAGGCGCTGGAACGCATGTTTGCGCCGCGCAAAGCGGCGCAACCCTGTCCCTTGCTGCTGCTGTCGGGCGAAACCGGGATGGGAAAATCGATGCTGTGCCGCGAATTGGCGAATCTGGCCTTGGCGCGCCAATTGCCGCTCATGTTTTTACGCGTGGTGGCAGACGTTGACGGCGTGTTTTTGCATGATGTGATTTGCGGCGTCAGCGCCGATTGCGCCAAGCTGGAACAGATCTGGCGCGGGCACGGCCTGTGCATCATCGATGATTTGCATCTACTGCCGCCGGCGCAGCAAATCGAGCTGATTCATACCGTGCAACAGCGCGCCAGCCTGTTGCTGCTGAGTGCGCGCCGCTTTGTCCCCGCCTTGGGGACTTTGGCGCCGGTGCAGGCCGACTTGCGCTTGCAACACCTGCCCCCGGCGGCGATCCAGGACTTAATCAGCACTGTCTGGCGCCAGGAAGCCGGCCAGCACACCCTGGGGCGGCAACAATTGCAACAACTCTGCGAGCTGGCCGGCGGCGTGCCGCTGTTTGCGCTTGAGCTGGCGCGCCATTGCAAACGGCGCGGCGTGCAAAGCGGGCCGGAACGCCGCAACACCCCCGGCCTGACCCTGGCCCTGATTGTGTGCGCCCGGCTGGACGAATTGCAACTCGATTGCCGCCTGTTGCAAATGGCGGCATGCAACCCCGGCATCACGCGCAACGCCTGGCTGCAAGCCGGCGGGGCCGAAAGCGCATTGCAACTGGCGATCGCCAGCGGAGTGCTGCGCGGCAGCGGCAGCGGGGCAGAAATGCGCCTGCAGATCGCGCACCCGATGGTGGAAATGGTGCTGGCCTGGCTGGCGGAGGGCTGCCTGTGA